One Glycine max cultivar Williams 82 chromosome 4, Glycine_max_v4.0, whole genome shotgun sequence DNA segment encodes these proteins:
- the LOC100785273 gene encoding WAT1-related protein At4g08290 — MRTWFRNAKLYLLLLAVQFGSAGMFVFAMDAIKKGMSHYVFTVYRNVIASVTLAPFAFVLERKVRPKMTVRIFAEIMALAFFEIILDQCFALLGMKFTSASFLSAVMNSAPSVTFLLAVILK, encoded by the exons ATGCGTACATGGTTCAGAAATGCAAAACTTTATCTGCTGTTATTGGCGGTTCAATTTGGCTCTGCAGGAATGTTCGTATTTGCCATGGATGCCATCAAGAAGGGTATGAGCCATTACGTGTTCACCGTCTACCGTAATGTCATCGCCTCTGTAACTCTCGCTCCCTTTGCATTTGTTCTTGAAAG GAAAGTTAGGCCCAAGATGACAGTCCGGATATTTGCAGAGATTATGGCGCTGGCTTTCTTCGA AATAATACTGGATCAGTGCTTTGCCCTCCTAGGCATGAAATTCACGTCGGCATCTTTCCTATCTGCTGTGATGAACTCAGCACCCTCTGTTACTTTTTTGTTGGCTGTCATTCTAAAGTAA
- the LOC100811114 gene encoding auxin-induced protein 5NG4-like, giving the protein MEEQNGSGKLSQGLRKVKPYLAILSLQFGYSGMYIITMVSFKHGMSHWILSVYRHVVAAIIIVPFALVLERKIRPKMTLPIFLRIVALGFLEPVLDQNLYNMGMKMTSTTFASATVNVLPAITFVMALVFRLEKVNLRKFHSVAKVIGTVITVSGAMVMTLYKGPAFQIIKGGGAMSHHSNSSSTSTTEPSDQHWIVGTVYLISSCASWAGFFILQSFTLKKYPAELSLTAWICVMGIIEGSIASFIFERDFSVWAIGWDSRLLACVYSGVICSGMAYYVQGVVTRERGPVFVTSFSPLCMIITAALGSLVLAEQVHLGSIFGAILIVCGLYTVVWGKSKDRKSTREIEKGESRELPIKDGTKSASDIYEGIEINVPAEVLKKGEGKNVPPTTS; this is encoded by the exons ATGGAGGAGCAAAATGGTAGTGGTAAGTTGAGCCAAGGGCTTCGCAAAGTGAAGCCTTACCTTGCTATATTGTCCCTTCAATTTGGCTACTCAGGGATGTATATCATCACTATGGTTTCCTTCAAGCATGGAATGAGTCATTGGATACTCTCAGTGTATCGTCATGTAGTTGCCGCTATTATAATAGTCCCTTTTGCACTTGTCCTTGAAAG AAAAATAAGACCAAAGATGACTCTTCCCATCTTCCTGAGGATAGTGGCACTTGGTTTCCTTGA GCCAGTGCTAGATCAGAACTTGTACAACATGGGGATGAAAATGACCTCAACAACGTTTGCATCCGCCACTGTTAATGTCCTCCCGGCCATTACTTTTGTAATGGCACTCGTTTTCAG GCTAGAGAAGGTGAACTTGAGAAAATTTCACAGTGTAGCCAAGGTCATTGGAACTGTTATAACAGTTTCAGGAGCTATGGTTATGACTCTGTACAAAGGCCCTGCCTTCCAAATCATAAAGGGTGGAGGAGCCATGAGCCACCATAGCAACTCTAGCAGTACCAGTACCACCGAACCCTCTGACCAGCACTGGATAGTTGGAACTGTTTATCTCATATCAAGTTGTGCTAGTTGGGCTGGCTTCTTCATTTTGCAA TCATTCACTTTGAAGAAGTACCCAGCAGAGCTCTCACTGACAGCTTGGATATGCGTGATGGGTATTATTGAGGGTTCAATCGCATCCTTTATATTTGAACGAGACTTTAGTGTATGGGCTATAGGCTGGGACTCAAGACTTCTTGCTTGTGTTTACTCT GGGGTGATATGTTCTGGAATGGCGTATTATGTACAAGGGGTTGTAACCAGGGAACGTGGACCAGTGTTTGTGACTTCTTTCAGCCCTCTATGTATGATTATCACCGCTGCATTGGGTTCCCTTGTCTTAGCCGAGCAAGTTCATCTAGGAAG TATATTTGGGGCAATTCTCATTGTGTGCGGACTTTACACTGTGGTGTGGGGCAAAAGCAAAGACCGTAAGAGCACAAGAGAAATAGAGAAAGGTGAAAGCCGAGAATTGCCAATAAAGGACGGTACAAAATCAGCGTCAGACATTTATGAAGGCATTGAGATCAATGTTCCTGCTGAGGTGTTGAAGAAAGGAGAAGGGAAAAATGTCCCACCAACAACATCATGA